A single genomic interval of Musa acuminata AAA Group cultivar baxijiao chromosome BXJ3-4, Cavendish_Baxijiao_AAA, whole genome shotgun sequence harbors:
- the LOC103981857 gene encoding splicing factor U2af large subunit B isoform X3, with protein MPDYGERYEGNGEEYNEYGAAAPPAKGSGFDDFGDSRSQYDSHGRERGSSKSRDKERERGREKERERDKDRERDRDRIKDRDRERDRDGHHRDHKDRSERRERDRDRSDDHDRHHGREYDRHRDHDRDRDRDKDRDGHRSHRSRSHRSRSRSRSKGRSSRRSRSRSRSRSKSKRISGFDMAPPASALLTGATATGQLPGATPAIPGMFPNMFSLAAGQIPTIPIMPVQAMTQQATRHARRVYVGGLPPTANEQSVATFFSQVMFAIEGNTAGPGDAVVNVYINHEKKFAFVEMRSVEEASNAMALDGIIFEGAPVKVRRPSDYNPSLAAALGPSQSNPNLNLAAVGLTAGSAGGLEGPDRIFVGGLPYYFTEAQVRELLESFGPLRGFDLVKDRETGNSKGYAFCVYQDLSVTDIACAALNGIKMGDKTLTVRRANQGAVQPRPEHESVLLQAQQQVALQKLVYQAGSLPTKVVCLTQVVSPDELNDDEEYEDIMEDMRAEGGKYGKLVNVVIPRPVPNGEPAPGVGKVFLEFTDIDGSTKARQGLNGRKFGGNQVAAVFYPENKFALGEYDG; from the exons ATGCCGGACTACGGAGAGAGATATGAGGGCAACGGTGAGGAGTACAATGAGTACGGCGCGGCCGCGCCTCCGGCGAAGGGCAGCGGTTTCGATGACTTCGGCGATTCCAGATCTCAG TATGATTCCCATGGACGTGAGAGAGGGTCCTCAAAGAGCAGAGacaaggaaagagagagaggcagggagaaggagagggagcGTGACAAGGATAGGGAACGGGACAGAGACAGGATCAAAGATCGAGATCGCGAGAGGGATCGTGATGGCCATCATAGAGACCACAAGGACAGAAGTGAAAGGAGGGAGCGTGATCGAGATAGATCTGATGATCATGATCGTCACCATGGTCGAGAGTACGATAG GCACAGGGATCAtgatagagatagagatagagacaaAGATAGAGATGGGCATCGTAGTCATCGCTCACGGTCTCATCGGTCACGATCTCGGTCTCGATCAAAGGGTAGATCCAGTCGAAGATCAAGGTCTCGTTCTCGTTCAAGATCAAAGAG CAAACGAATCAGTGGTTTTGACATGGCCCCACCCGCTTCTGCTCTTCTTACTGGTGCAACTGCCACAG GTCAACTTCCTGGAGCCACTCCAGCCATTCCTGGAATGTTTCCAAACATGTTTTCTTTGGCAGCTGGACAG ATTCCAACTATCCCTATCATGCCAGTGCAAGCCATGACTCAACAG GCTACTCGGCATGCTCGGCGTGTATATGTTGGTGGCCTTCCTCCAACTGCTAATGAACAG TCAGTTGCAACATTTTTTAGCCAGGTTATGTTTGCTATTGAGGGTAACACCGCTGGGCCAG GTGATGCTGTTGTGAATGTGTATATAAACCATGAGAAAAAATTTGCGTTTGTAGAAATGAGGTCTGTTGAAGAAGCAAGCAATGCAATGGCTTTAGATGGCATCATTTTTGAG GGTGCACCAGTGAAGGTCAGAAGGCCAAGCGACTATAACCCATCTCTTGCAGCTGCACTTGGTCCCAGCCAATCCAACCCAAATCTTAATCTCGCTGCAGTGGGTCTTACAGCAGGTTCTGCTGGTGGTCTTGAGGGGCCTGATCGAATTTTTGTGGGTGGTCTTCCATACTATTTTACAGAAGCACAAGTGAGGGAGTTGCTTGAATCTTTTGGGCCTCTTCGAGGTTTTGATCTTGTCAAGGACAGGGAAACTGGCAATTCAAAAGGATATGCATTCTGTGTGTATCAAGATCTCTCTGTCACAGATATTGCATGTGCAGCTCTTAATGGTATCAAGATGGGTGATAAAACCCTTACTGTAAGGCGTGCTAACCAAGGTGCTGTACAGCCAAGGCCAGAGCATGAAAGTGTACTGCTGCAGGCACAACAACAAGTGGCACTACAG AAACTTGTGTACCAGGCAGGATCCCTTCCTACGAAGGTAGTATGCTTGACCCAGGTAGTTAGTCCAGATGAACTGAACGACGACGAGGAATATGAAGACATAATGGAAGACATGAGGGCGGAAGGTGGAAAATATG GTAAGTTGGTCAATGTTGTAATCCCACGTCCTGTACCAAACGGAGAGCCAGCTCCTGGTGTTGGAAAG GTCTTCCTGGAGTTCACGGATATCGATGGATCTACCAAAGCTAGACAGGGCTTAAATGGAAGAAAATTTGGGGGAAATCAAGTTGCTGCTGTGTTTTACCCGGAGAACAAGTTTGCCCTAGGAGAATATGATGGGTAG
- the LOC103981857 gene encoding splicing factor U2af large subunit B isoform X2, producing the protein MPDYGERYEGNGEEYNEYGAAAPPAKGSGFDDFGDSRSQYDSHGRERGSSKSRDKERERGREKERERDKDRERDRDRIKDRDRERDRDGHHRDHKDRSERRERDRDRSDDHDRHHGREYDRHRDHDRDRDRDKDRDGHRSHRSRSHRSRSRSRSKGRSSRRSRSRSRSRSKSKRISGFDMAPPASALLTGATATGNVGPLVPLCCQRVQADSLAFMCKKEPTHQFDGSCSSSIGSQLPGATPAIPGMFPNMFSLAAGQIPTIPIMPVQAMTQQATRHARRVYVGGLPPTANEQSVATFFSQVMFAIEGNTAGPGDAVVNVYINHEKKFAFVEMRSVEEASNAMALDGIIFEGAPVKVRRPSDYNPSLAAALGPSQSNPNLNLAAVGLTAGSAGGLEGPDRIFVGGLPYYFTEAQVRELLESFGPLRGFDLVKDRETGNSKGYAFCVYQDLSVTDIACAALNGIKMGDKTLTVRRANQGAVQPRPEHESVLLQAQQQVALQKLVYQAGSLPTKVVCLTQVVSPDELNDDEEYEDIMEDMRAEGGKYGKLVNVVIPRPVPNGEPAPGVGKVFLEFTDIDGSTKARQGLNGRKFGGNQVAAVFYPENKFALGEYDG; encoded by the exons ATGCCGGACTACGGAGAGAGATATGAGGGCAACGGTGAGGAGTACAATGAGTACGGCGCGGCCGCGCCTCCGGCGAAGGGCAGCGGTTTCGATGACTTCGGCGATTCCAGATCTCAG TATGATTCCCATGGACGTGAGAGAGGGTCCTCAAAGAGCAGAGacaaggaaagagagagaggcagggagaaggagagggagcGTGACAAGGATAGGGAACGGGACAGAGACAGGATCAAAGATCGAGATCGCGAGAGGGATCGTGATGGCCATCATAGAGACCACAAGGACAGAAGTGAAAGGAGGGAGCGTGATCGAGATAGATCTGATGATCATGATCGTCACCATGGTCGAGAGTACGATAG GCACAGGGATCAtgatagagatagagatagagacaaAGATAGAGATGGGCATCGTAGTCATCGCTCACGGTCTCATCGGTCACGATCTCGGTCTCGATCAAAGGGTAGATCCAGTCGAAGATCAAGGTCTCGTTCTCGTTCAAGATCAAAGAG CAAACGAATCAGTGGTTTTGACATGGCCCCACCCGCTTCTGCTCTTCTTACTGGTGCAACTGCCACAG GCAATGTTGGGCCACTAGTCCCACTCTGCTGCCAAAGGGTGCAAGCGGACTCTCTAGCTTTTATGTGCAAGAAGGAACCAACGCACCAGTTTGATGGATCTTGTTCGTCTTCAATCGGCA GTCAACTTCCTGGAGCCACTCCAGCCATTCCTGGAATGTTTCCAAACATGTTTTCTTTGGCAGCTGGACAG ATTCCAACTATCCCTATCATGCCAGTGCAAGCCATGACTCAACAG GCTACTCGGCATGCTCGGCGTGTATATGTTGGTGGCCTTCCTCCAACTGCTAATGAACAG TCAGTTGCAACATTTTTTAGCCAGGTTATGTTTGCTATTGAGGGTAACACCGCTGGGCCAG GTGATGCTGTTGTGAATGTGTATATAAACCATGAGAAAAAATTTGCGTTTGTAGAAATGAGGTCTGTTGAAGAAGCAAGCAATGCAATGGCTTTAGATGGCATCATTTTTGAG GGTGCACCAGTGAAGGTCAGAAGGCCAAGCGACTATAACCCATCTCTTGCAGCTGCACTTGGTCCCAGCCAATCCAACCCAAATCTTAATCTCGCTGCAGTGGGTCTTACAGCAGGTTCTGCTGGTGGTCTTGAGGGGCCTGATCGAATTTTTGTGGGTGGTCTTCCATACTATTTTACAGAAGCACAAGTGAGGGAGTTGCTTGAATCTTTTGGGCCTCTTCGAGGTTTTGATCTTGTCAAGGACAGGGAAACTGGCAATTCAAAAGGATATGCATTCTGTGTGTATCAAGATCTCTCTGTCACAGATATTGCATGTGCAGCTCTTAATGGTATCAAGATGGGTGATAAAACCCTTACTGTAAGGCGTGCTAACCAAGGTGCTGTACAGCCAAGGCCAGAGCATGAAAGTGTACTGCTGCAGGCACAACAACAAGTGGCACTACAG AAACTTGTGTACCAGGCAGGATCCCTTCCTACGAAGGTAGTATGCTTGACCCAGGTAGTTAGTCCAGATGAACTGAACGACGACGAGGAATATGAAGACATAATGGAAGACATGAGGGCGGAAGGTGGAAAATATG GTAAGTTGGTCAATGTTGTAATCCCACGTCCTGTACCAAACGGAGAGCCAGCTCCTGGTGTTGGAAAG GTCTTCCTGGAGTTCACGGATATCGATGGATCTACCAAAGCTAGACAGGGCTTAAATGGAAGAAAATTTGGGGGAAATCAAGTTGCTGCTGTGTTTTACCCGGAGAACAAGTTTGCCCTAGGAGAATATGATGGGTAG
- the LOC103981857 gene encoding splicing factor U2af large subunit B isoform X1 — protein sequence MPDYGERYEGNGEEYNEYGAAAPPAKGSGFDDFGDSRSQYDSHGRERGSSKSRDKERERGREKERERDKDRERDRDRIKDRDRERDRDGHHRDHKDRSERRERDRDRSDDHDRHHGREYDRHRDHDRDRDRDKDRDGHRSHRSRSHRSRSRSRSKGRSSRRSRSRSRSRSKSKRISGFDMAPPASALLTGATATEGNVGPLVPLCCQRVQADSLAFMCKKEPTHQFDGSCSSSIGSQLPGATPAIPGMFPNMFSLAAGQIPTIPIMPVQAMTQQATRHARRVYVGGLPPTANEQSVATFFSQVMFAIEGNTAGPGDAVVNVYINHEKKFAFVEMRSVEEASNAMALDGIIFEGAPVKVRRPSDYNPSLAAALGPSQSNPNLNLAAVGLTAGSAGGLEGPDRIFVGGLPYYFTEAQVRELLESFGPLRGFDLVKDRETGNSKGYAFCVYQDLSVTDIACAALNGIKMGDKTLTVRRANQGAVQPRPEHESVLLQAQQQVALQKLVYQAGSLPTKVVCLTQVVSPDELNDDEEYEDIMEDMRAEGGKYGKLVNVVIPRPVPNGEPAPGVGKVFLEFTDIDGSTKARQGLNGRKFGGNQVAAVFYPENKFALGEYDG from the exons ATGCCGGACTACGGAGAGAGATATGAGGGCAACGGTGAGGAGTACAATGAGTACGGCGCGGCCGCGCCTCCGGCGAAGGGCAGCGGTTTCGATGACTTCGGCGATTCCAGATCTCAG TATGATTCCCATGGACGTGAGAGAGGGTCCTCAAAGAGCAGAGacaaggaaagagagagaggcagggagaaggagagggagcGTGACAAGGATAGGGAACGGGACAGAGACAGGATCAAAGATCGAGATCGCGAGAGGGATCGTGATGGCCATCATAGAGACCACAAGGACAGAAGTGAAAGGAGGGAGCGTGATCGAGATAGATCTGATGATCATGATCGTCACCATGGTCGAGAGTACGATAG GCACAGGGATCAtgatagagatagagatagagacaaAGATAGAGATGGGCATCGTAGTCATCGCTCACGGTCTCATCGGTCACGATCTCGGTCTCGATCAAAGGGTAGATCCAGTCGAAGATCAAGGTCTCGTTCTCGTTCAAGATCAAAGAG CAAACGAATCAGTGGTTTTGACATGGCCCCACCCGCTTCTGCTCTTCTTACTGGTGCAACTGCCACAG AAGGCAATGTTGGGCCACTAGTCCCACTCTGCTGCCAAAGGGTGCAAGCGGACTCTCTAGCTTTTATGTGCAAGAAGGAACCAACGCACCAGTTTGATGGATCTTGTTCGTCTTCAATCGGCA GTCAACTTCCTGGAGCCACTCCAGCCATTCCTGGAATGTTTCCAAACATGTTTTCTTTGGCAGCTGGACAG ATTCCAACTATCCCTATCATGCCAGTGCAAGCCATGACTCAACAG GCTACTCGGCATGCTCGGCGTGTATATGTTGGTGGCCTTCCTCCAACTGCTAATGAACAG TCAGTTGCAACATTTTTTAGCCAGGTTATGTTTGCTATTGAGGGTAACACCGCTGGGCCAG GTGATGCTGTTGTGAATGTGTATATAAACCATGAGAAAAAATTTGCGTTTGTAGAAATGAGGTCTGTTGAAGAAGCAAGCAATGCAATGGCTTTAGATGGCATCATTTTTGAG GGTGCACCAGTGAAGGTCAGAAGGCCAAGCGACTATAACCCATCTCTTGCAGCTGCACTTGGTCCCAGCCAATCCAACCCAAATCTTAATCTCGCTGCAGTGGGTCTTACAGCAGGTTCTGCTGGTGGTCTTGAGGGGCCTGATCGAATTTTTGTGGGTGGTCTTCCATACTATTTTACAGAAGCACAAGTGAGGGAGTTGCTTGAATCTTTTGGGCCTCTTCGAGGTTTTGATCTTGTCAAGGACAGGGAAACTGGCAATTCAAAAGGATATGCATTCTGTGTGTATCAAGATCTCTCTGTCACAGATATTGCATGTGCAGCTCTTAATGGTATCAAGATGGGTGATAAAACCCTTACTGTAAGGCGTGCTAACCAAGGTGCTGTACAGCCAAGGCCAGAGCATGAAAGTGTACTGCTGCAGGCACAACAACAAGTGGCACTACAG AAACTTGTGTACCAGGCAGGATCCCTTCCTACGAAGGTAGTATGCTTGACCCAGGTAGTTAGTCCAGATGAACTGAACGACGACGAGGAATATGAAGACATAATGGAAGACATGAGGGCGGAAGGTGGAAAATATG GTAAGTTGGTCAATGTTGTAATCCCACGTCCTGTACCAAACGGAGAGCCAGCTCCTGGTGTTGGAAAG GTCTTCCTGGAGTTCACGGATATCGATGGATCTACCAAAGCTAGACAGGGCTTAAATGGAAGAAAATTTGGGGGAAATCAAGTTGCTGCTGTGTTTTACCCGGAGAACAAGTTTGCCCTAGGAGAATATGATGGGTAG
- the LOC103981857 gene encoding splicing factor U2af large subunit B isoform X4 has translation MSATQFLYTGQLPGATPAIPGMFPNMFSLAAGQIPTIPIMPVQAMTQQATRHARRVYVGGLPPTANEQSVATFFSQVMFAIEGNTAGPGDAVVNVYINHEKKFAFVEMRSVEEASNAMALDGIIFEGAPVKVRRPSDYNPSLAAALGPSQSNPNLNLAAVGLTAGSAGGLEGPDRIFVGGLPYYFTEAQVRELLESFGPLRGFDLVKDRETGNSKGYAFCVYQDLSVTDIACAALNGIKMGDKTLTVRRANQGAVQPRPEHESVLLQAQQQVALQKLVYQAGSLPTKVVCLTQVVSPDELNDDEEYEDIMEDMRAEGGKYGKLVNVVIPRPVPNGEPAPGVGKVFLEFTDIDGSTKARQGLNGRKFGGNQVAAVFYPENKFALGEYDG, from the exons ATGTCAGCTACTCAGTTTCTCTATACAGGTCAACTTCCTGGAGCCACTCCAGCCATTCCTGGAATGTTTCCAAACATGTTTTCTTTGGCAGCTGGACAG ATTCCAACTATCCCTATCATGCCAGTGCAAGCCATGACTCAACAG GCTACTCGGCATGCTCGGCGTGTATATGTTGGTGGCCTTCCTCCAACTGCTAATGAACAG TCAGTTGCAACATTTTTTAGCCAGGTTATGTTTGCTATTGAGGGTAACACCGCTGGGCCAG GTGATGCTGTTGTGAATGTGTATATAAACCATGAGAAAAAATTTGCGTTTGTAGAAATGAGGTCTGTTGAAGAAGCAAGCAATGCAATGGCTTTAGATGGCATCATTTTTGAG GGTGCACCAGTGAAGGTCAGAAGGCCAAGCGACTATAACCCATCTCTTGCAGCTGCACTTGGTCCCAGCCAATCCAACCCAAATCTTAATCTCGCTGCAGTGGGTCTTACAGCAGGTTCTGCTGGTGGTCTTGAGGGGCCTGATCGAATTTTTGTGGGTGGTCTTCCATACTATTTTACAGAAGCACAAGTGAGGGAGTTGCTTGAATCTTTTGGGCCTCTTCGAGGTTTTGATCTTGTCAAGGACAGGGAAACTGGCAATTCAAAAGGATATGCATTCTGTGTGTATCAAGATCTCTCTGTCACAGATATTGCATGTGCAGCTCTTAATGGTATCAAGATGGGTGATAAAACCCTTACTGTAAGGCGTGCTAACCAAGGTGCTGTACAGCCAAGGCCAGAGCATGAAAGTGTACTGCTGCAGGCACAACAACAAGTGGCACTACAG AAACTTGTGTACCAGGCAGGATCCCTTCCTACGAAGGTAGTATGCTTGACCCAGGTAGTTAGTCCAGATGAACTGAACGACGACGAGGAATATGAAGACATAATGGAAGACATGAGGGCGGAAGGTGGAAAATATG GTAAGTTGGTCAATGTTGTAATCCCACGTCCTGTACCAAACGGAGAGCCAGCTCCTGGTGTTGGAAAG GTCTTCCTGGAGTTCACGGATATCGATGGATCTACCAAAGCTAGACAGGGCTTAAATGGAAGAAAATTTGGGGGAAATCAAGTTGCTGCTGTGTTTTACCCGGAGAACAAGTTTGCCCTAGGAGAATATGATGGGTAG